From the Comamonas odontotermitis genome, one window contains:
- a CDS encoding diguanylate cyclase, with product MIHIPTLPDNMSLPEPDEFAVSVLLVDDQAIIGEAVRRMLTQEAGVTFHYCGDANQAVEMAERIQPTVILQDLVMPGVDGLILVSQYRSNPKLRDLPIIVLSSKEDPKIKSQAFAIGANDYLVKLPDAVELIARIRYHSRAYLALKQRDLANQALRLSQQQLVESNLALQRMTKLDGLTGLSNRRHFDEQLDLEWKRARREQLELSLLIIDVDYFKPYNDSFGHVMGDEALRSVAQVLAQSCSRSGDMVARYGGEEFAIILPNTSHEGACSLADGARRAVQALAIAHVLPAPGATLTISVGVATMVPEQDTTAPIALIQRADTGLYQAKEKGRNRIGVA from the coding sequence ATGATTCACATTCCAACCCTGCCCGACAACATGTCCCTCCCGGAGCCGGACGAGTTCGCCGTCAGCGTTCTGCTGGTGGACGACCAGGCCATCATCGGGGAGGCCGTACGGCGCATGCTGACCCAGGAGGCGGGAGTCACCTTCCACTACTGCGGCGACGCGAACCAAGCCGTTGAGATGGCCGAGCGCATTCAGCCGACCGTCATCCTGCAGGACCTGGTGATGCCCGGTGTTGATGGACTGATCCTGGTGAGCCAGTATCGCAGCAACCCGAAACTGCGCGATCTCCCCATCATCGTGCTGTCGTCCAAGGAAGACCCCAAGATCAAGAGCCAGGCATTTGCGATCGGCGCCAATGACTATCTCGTCAAACTGCCCGATGCGGTCGAGCTGATCGCACGCATCCGCTACCATTCCCGCGCCTATCTGGCATTGAAGCAACGCGACCTGGCCAACCAGGCATTGCGCCTGAGCCAGCAGCAGCTGGTGGAAAGCAATCTTGCCTTGCAGCGCATGACCAAGCTCGACGGTCTGACCGGCCTGTCGAACCGCCGACACTTCGATGAGCAACTGGACCTTGAGTGGAAGCGTGCGCGGCGAGAGCAGCTGGAGCTCTCTCTGCTGATCATCGATGTCGACTACTTCAAGCCCTACAACGACAGCTTTGGCCATGTGATGGGCGACGAAGCCTTGCGCAGCGTAGCCCAGGTTCTCGCACAATCGTGCTCCCGCTCCGGTGACATGGTGGCCCGCTACGGCGGCGAAGAATTCGCCATCATCCTGCCCAATACCTCCCACGAAGGCGCCTGCTCGCTGGCCGATGGTGCACGGCGTGCCGTCCAGGCCCTGGCCATTGCCCATGTGCTGCCCGCACCCGGCGCCACACTGACCATCTCTGTCGGTGTAGCCACGATGGTGCCCGAGCAGGACACCACCGCACCCATTGCCCTGATACAGCGTGCAGACACCGGGCTGTACCAGGCCAAAGAAAAGGGGCGCAATCGCATCGGCGTGGCCTGA
- a CDS encoding BMP family protein — MSTRRRIVQACLAAIPAAIVAGSPVAALAQAKLKVAAVYTVPYEQQWVSRIHNALKAAEARGEIEYKSSENVANADYERVMREYATGGAQLMFGEVFGVEAAARKVAKDFPKMAIVAGSSGKIQAPNFSVFDNYIQEPAYLTGMIAGGMTKTGKIGMVGGFPIPEVNRLMHAFMAGARETNPKVEFTVTFINSWFDPPKAKEATFAMIDKGADVLYAERFGVSDAAKEKGKLAIGNVINTQDKYPDTVVASALWHMEPSVDRAIKAVKDGSYKAEDYGPYSMMKYKGSSLAPLGTFEKKVPADLVAKVKAKEADILAGKFTVKVDDSQPKSTAK; from the coding sequence ATGAGTACAAGGCGTCGTATTGTTCAAGCGTGTTTGGCAGCCATTCCTGCGGCCATCGTGGCCGGCAGCCCTGTGGCGGCGCTGGCGCAGGCCAAGCTCAAGGTGGCGGCGGTCTACACCGTGCCCTACGAGCAGCAATGGGTCAGCCGCATCCACAATGCGCTGAAGGCGGCCGAGGCGCGTGGCGAGATCGAGTACAAATCCAGCGAGAACGTGGCCAATGCCGACTATGAGCGCGTGATGCGCGAATACGCCACCGGCGGCGCGCAGCTGATGTTTGGCGAAGTGTTCGGCGTGGAAGCCGCTGCCCGCAAGGTGGCCAAGGATTTCCCCAAGATGGCCATCGTGGCTGGCTCGTCCGGCAAGATCCAGGCGCCCAACTTCAGCGTGTTCGACAATTACATCCAGGAGCCTGCCTACCTCACCGGCATGATTGCTGGCGGCATGACCAAGACCGGCAAGATCGGCATGGTCGGGGGCTTTCCGATCCCCGAGGTGAACCGTCTGATGCACGCCTTCATGGCGGGCGCCAGGGAGACCAATCCCAAGGTGGAATTCACCGTTACCTTCATCAATAGCTGGTTTGACCCGCCCAAGGCCAAGGAAGCGACCTTTGCCATGATCGACAAGGGCGCCGACGTGCTCTACGCAGAGCGCTTTGGCGTGAGCGACGCCGCCAAGGAAAAGGGCAAGCTCGCCATCGGCAACGTGATCAATACGCAGGACAAGTACCCCGACACCGTGGTTGCATCCGCCCTGTGGCACATGGAGCCGAGCGTGGACCGCGCGATCAAGGCCGTCAAGGACGGCAGCTACAAGGCGGAAGACTACGGCCCGTACTCGATGATGAAATACAAGGGCTCGTCGCTCGCGCCGCTCGGTACCTTCGAGAAAAAGGTGCCTGCCGATCTGGTGGCCAAGGTCAAGGCCAAGGAAGCCGACATTCTGGCTGGCAAGTTCACCGTGAAGGTGGACGACTCCCAGCCCAAATCCACCGCCAAGTAA
- a CDS encoding aldehyde dehydrogenase family protein, translated as MQLHYIANASVPSLSGKTIAVIDPSDGQQYDEIQRGNAEDIDHAVQAARLCYQNVWGKLPPVERSRLLMKLSAKVLEHADELAAIEQRDCGKPTKQAKADAAALARYFEFYAGACDKLHGETIPYPQEFSVLTWREPHGVTGHIVPWNYPMQIFGRCVGGALAAGNVCVVKPSEDACLSLIRVAQLAADVGFPAGAINIVTGYGHEVGDALARHPGVDHISFTGSPRIGTLIEQAAAERHCPCTMELGGKSPQIVFADADLDAAIPTIINAIIQNSGQTCSAGSRLLVERSIYETLLARLASAFEALRVGSATMDLDLGPLIRQTQQQRVWDFLSDAHNDGISIVAQGQIVDDAPEGGYYQAPTLLRDVPVDHRLAQEEVFGPVLSSMAFDTEEEAIQMANATEFGLVAGIWTRDGGRQFRVAKRLRSGQVFINNYGAAGGVELPFGGVKSSGHGREKGFEALYGFTTLKTVAIRHG; from the coding sequence ATGCAACTGCACTACATCGCCAACGCCTCCGTGCCCTCCCTCTCGGGCAAGACCATTGCCGTCATCGACCCGTCCGATGGCCAGCAGTACGACGAAATCCAGCGCGGCAATGCCGAGGACATCGACCACGCCGTGCAGGCCGCCCGCCTGTGCTACCAGAACGTATGGGGCAAGCTGCCGCCGGTGGAGCGCAGCCGCCTGCTGATGAAGCTGTCGGCCAAGGTGCTGGAGCACGCAGACGAGCTGGCCGCCATTGAGCAGCGCGACTGCGGCAAGCCCACCAAGCAGGCCAAGGCCGATGCGGCAGCGCTGGCACGCTACTTCGAGTTCTACGCTGGCGCCTGCGACAAGCTGCATGGCGAAACCATTCCCTACCCGCAGGAATTCAGCGTACTGACCTGGCGCGAACCCCATGGCGTGACCGGCCATATCGTGCCCTGGAACTACCCGATGCAGATCTTTGGCCGCTGCGTGGGCGGTGCGCTGGCGGCAGGCAATGTCTGCGTGGTCAAACCCTCGGAGGACGCATGCCTGAGCCTGATCCGCGTGGCCCAGCTGGCGGCCGACGTGGGCTTTCCTGCCGGCGCCATCAATATCGTCACCGGCTACGGCCACGAGGTGGGCGATGCGTTGGCCCGCCATCCCGGCGTGGACCACATCAGCTTTACCGGCAGCCCCCGCATCGGCACCCTGATCGAACAGGCCGCTGCCGAGCGCCACTGCCCCTGCACCATGGAGCTGGGCGGCAAAAGCCCGCAGATCGTGTTTGCCGATGCGGACCTGGATGCGGCCATTCCCACCATCATCAACGCCATCATCCAGAACTCGGGCCAGACCTGCTCGGCCGGATCGCGCCTGCTGGTCGAACGCAGCATCTATGAAACCCTGCTCGCTCGCCTGGCCTCTGCCTTCGAGGCCTTGCGCGTGGGCTCGGCCACGATGGACTTAGACCTGGGCCCGCTGATCCGCCAGACGCAGCAGCAGCGCGTATGGGATTTTTTGAGCGATGCCCACAATGACGGCATCTCCATCGTTGCGCAGGGCCAGATTGTGGACGATGCCCCTGAAGGCGGCTACTACCAGGCGCCCACCCTGCTGCGCGATGTGCCGGTTGACCACCGCCTCGCGCAGGAAGAGGTGTTTGGCCCGGTGCTCAGTTCGATGGCCTTCGATACCGAGGAAGAAGCCATCCAGATGGCCAATGCCACCGAGTTCGGCCTGGTTGCTGGAATCTGGACGCGTGACGGCGGCCGCCAGTTCCGCGTGGCAAAGCGGCTGCGCAGTGGCCAGGTCTTCATCAACAACTATGGTGCCGCAGGCGGTGTGGAGCTGCCATTTGGCGGCGTCAAATCCAGCGGCCATGGCCGTGAAAAAGGATTTGAGGCGCTGTACGGCTTCACCACACTGAAGACCGTGGCCATCCGCCACGGTTGA
- a CDS encoding ABC transporter permease, whose translation MSELMDILANGAFWVAVLRTATPLLLGTLGVLLCERAGVLNLGIEGIMVAGAFTGWLTVYAGHGLWTGVLVAALAGMVFGALHAWLTVGLALSQHVSGLGITMLATALSYYGYRVSFPKVNTPPTIAPFEAMDWLPIPILGEQTALTLLALLLVPLLAWVLMRTPLGLAVRMVGENPQAAEGQGIPVMAVRSGAIIAGSALMGVAGAFLTLSAFNAFFFNMINGRGWICVALVVFASWRPGKALLGALLFAFFDALQLRLQQSGDGLLPYQFYLMLPYLLSILALVLVARKAAYPQALMKPYRKGER comes from the coding sequence ATGAGCGAGTTGATGGACATTCTGGCCAATGGTGCCTTCTGGGTGGCCGTGCTGCGCACCGCCACACCGCTGCTGCTGGGCACCCTGGGGGTGCTGCTGTGCGAGCGGGCCGGTGTGCTCAACCTGGGGATCGAAGGCATCATGGTGGCGGGGGCCTTCACCGGCTGGCTCACGGTGTATGCGGGCCATGGCCTGTGGACTGGCGTGCTGGTGGCGGCGCTTGCTGGCATGGTGTTTGGCGCGCTGCACGCATGGTTGACGGTAGGGCTGGCGCTGTCGCAGCACGTCTCGGGCCTGGGCATCACCATGCTGGCCACGGCCTTGTCGTATTACGGCTACCGCGTGAGTTTTCCGAAGGTGAACACGCCGCCCACCATCGCGCCGTTCGAAGCCATGGATTGGCTGCCGATACCGATTCTGGGCGAGCAGACGGCGCTTACCTTGCTAGCGCTGCTGCTGGTGCCGTTGCTCGCCTGGGTGCTGATGCGCACACCGCTGGGCCTGGCCGTGCGCATGGTGGGCGAAAACCCGCAGGCGGCTGAAGGGCAGGGCATTCCGGTGATGGCGGTGCGCAGCGGCGCCATCATTGCGGGCTCGGCGCTGATGGGCGTGGCGGGCGCCTTCCTTACCCTCTCGGCGTTCAATGCCTTTTTCTTCAACATGATCAATGGCCGTGGCTGGATCTGCGTGGCGCTGGTCGTGTTTGCGTCGTGGCGGCCGGGCAAGGCACTACTGGGGGCGCTGCTGTTTGCGTTTTTTGATGCGCTGCAGCTGCGACTGCAGCAGTCGGGCGACGGGCTGCTGCCATACCAGTTTTACCTGATGCTGCCGTACCTGCTGTCCATCCTGGCCCTGGTGCTGGTGGCCCGCAAGGCAGCCTATCCGCAGGCGCTGATGAAACCCTATCGCAAGGGTGAGCGCTGA
- a CDS encoding DUF883 family protein: MRKSNLFSDTVESAQADLEKLVGDVRSVLSSKDLDGVPEIRALRARLEDSAGNARDSAVRAAQDAARQAKEAALAADRYAHDEPWRVAGAALAVGALIGFIFSRR; the protein is encoded by the coding sequence ATGCGTAAATCGAATCTGTTTTCCGACACCGTAGAAAGCGCCCAGGCTGATCTGGAAAAGTTGGTGGGTGACGTGCGCAGCGTCCTGTCCAGCAAGGATCTGGACGGCGTGCCCGAGATCCGCGCCCTGCGCGCCCGTCTGGAAGACTCCGCAGGCAATGCCCGCGACAGCGCCGTACGCGCCGCGCAGGATGCCGCCCGCCAGGCCAAGGAAGCAGCGCTGGCTGCCGACCGCTATGCGCACGACGAGCCATGGCGCGTGGCAGGTGCCGCCCTGGCAGTCGGTGCCCTGATCGGTTTCATCTTCTCTCGCCGCTGA
- a CDS encoding NAD(P)/FAD-dependent oxidoreductase — translation MVDVVDCVVVGAGVVGLAVARELALAGREVLVLEAQDAIGTGTSSRNSEVIHAGIYYPQGSLKARLCVQGKEMLYQYCAERGIAHQRCGKLIVATSEAQRAKLDSIALHAAANGVNDLVLLSRDEARAMEPALECVAALHSPSTGIVDSHGLMLALQGDLENAGGMVVFNSPLAGAQCNATVDGHKGILLTAQDGTQLLAQTVVNAAGLWAPDLARRFEGLAPEHIPAAHYAKGNYFTLSGRAPFSHLIYPVPEAAGLGVHLTLDLGGQAKFGPDVQWVQSADDLLVDPARGEVFYDEVRRYWPGLQDGALAAGYAGIRPKISGPGEPAADFVIQDASTHGVAGLVHLFGIESPGLTSCMAIGKAVAQRLQ, via the coding sequence GTGGTGGATGTTGTCGATTGCGTCGTGGTTGGCGCAGGCGTGGTGGGCTTGGCCGTGGCGCGTGAGCTGGCGCTCGCCGGGCGCGAGGTGTTGGTGCTGGAGGCGCAGGATGCCATCGGCACCGGCACGAGTTCGCGCAACAGTGAGGTGATTCACGCAGGCATCTACTACCCGCAAGGCTCGCTCAAAGCCCGGTTGTGCGTGCAGGGCAAGGAAATGCTCTACCAGTACTGCGCAGAGCGGGGCATTGCCCACCAGCGCTGCGGCAAGCTGATCGTCGCAACATCCGAAGCGCAACGCGCCAAGCTGGACAGCATTGCCCTGCACGCCGCCGCCAATGGCGTCAACGATCTGGTGCTGCTCTCCCGCGACGAGGCCCGCGCCATGGAGCCTGCGCTGGAGTGCGTGGCGGCGCTGCATTCGCCCAGCACTGGCATCGTCGACAGCCATGGCCTGATGCTGGCCTTGCAGGGTGATCTGGAAAACGCGGGCGGCATGGTGGTGTTCAACAGCCCATTGGCCGGTGCGCAATGCAATGCGACGGTGGACGGCCACAAAGGCATTCTGCTCACTGCGCAGGATGGCACCCAACTGCTGGCGCAGACCGTGGTCAACGCGGCAGGCCTGTGGGCCCCCGACCTGGCGCGCCGGTTCGAGGGCCTGGCGCCCGAGCACATTCCTGCGGCGCACTATGCCAAGGGCAATTACTTCACGCTGAGCGGCCGCGCGCCTTTTTCGCACCTGATCTACCCGGTGCCCGAGGCAGCCGGCCTGGGCGTGCACCTGACGCTGGACTTGGGCGGCCAGGCCAAGTTTGGCCCTGATGTGCAGTGGGTGCAGAGCGCAGACGACCTGTTGGTGGATCCTGCGCGTGGCGAAGTGTTCTATGACGAGGTGCGCCGCTACTGGCCAGGCCTGCAGGATGGTGCACTGGCAGCAGGCTACGCAGGCATCCGCCCCAAGATCAGCGGTCCGGGCGAGCCCGCGGCTGACTTCGTGATTCAGGATGCCAGCACGCACGGCGTGGCCGGGCTGGTCCATCTGTTTGGCATCGAGTCGCCGGGTCTCACCAGCTGCATGGCCATCGGAAAAGCGGTGGCGCAGCGGCTGCAGTAG
- the ppa gene encoding inorganic diphosphatase: MSFEKLTPGAKAPEVFNVVIEISANSAPVKYEVDKDSGCVFVDRFLGTAMHYPVNYGYVPQTLSGDGDPVDVLVMTPFPLPTGVVVPCRAIGILHMEDESGVDGKVLAVPTQKLLPSYDKINHLSDIHDLVLQQISHFFEHYKDLEKGKWVKVLGWKGVDEAHKEVVDGIANYNNKK; encoded by the coding sequence ATGTCCTTCGAAAAACTGACCCCTGGCGCCAAGGCACCTGAAGTCTTCAACGTCGTGATCGAAATCTCGGCCAACTCCGCTCCCGTCAAGTATGAAGTGGACAAGGATTCGGGCTGCGTGTTTGTGGACCGCTTCCTGGGCACCGCCATGCACTACCCCGTCAACTACGGCTATGTGCCCCAGACGCTGTCTGGCGACGGCGACCCCGTCGATGTACTGGTGATGACGCCATTCCCGCTGCCTACCGGCGTGGTCGTGCCTTGCCGCGCCATCGGCATCCTGCACATGGAAGACGAATCGGGCGTGGACGGCAAGGTGCTGGCCGTGCCAACGCAAAAGCTGCTGCCCAGCTACGACAAGATCAACCACCTGAGCGACATCCACGATCTGGTGCTGCAGCAGATCTCCCACTTCTTCGAACACTACAAGGACCTGGAAAAGGGCAAGTGGGTCAAGGTGCTGGGCTGGAAGGGCGTGGACGAAGCACACAAGGAAGTCGTGGACGGCATCGCCAACTACAACAACAAAAAGTAA
- a CDS encoding ABC transporter permease gives MRLEKRPTPSKAAMVAAPLGAVLFTLLVSGLLVLWAGAPVGATYAALFKGAFGSLFALSETLTRAVPLILTGLAAAVAFRARLFNIGAEGQLYAGAVAAVAVGGMHGGTGFELPMYLLFPLMLLAAALAGAALLLGPALMKTRLGVDEVVTTLLLNFVMLLLVAYLLDGPMKDPMAMGWPQSVALQGDLELGKLIPQTRLHTGLAVAVGLAVALWLLLQRTVAGFDIRAAGANPRAAAFAGVSVTRTVVLVALLSGGLAGLAGAIEVAGRTSYLTLDMSPGYGYSGIVIAMLAGLHPLGVVASAIFVAGMLVGADSMSRAVGVPNAIADVIVAASLLSVLVASLLTQYRLRRK, from the coding sequence ATGCGATTAGAAAAAAGACCCACCCCTTCCAAAGCCGCCATGGTGGCTGCGCCGCTGGGCGCTGTGTTGTTTACCTTGCTGGTCAGCGGCCTTTTAGTGCTGTGGGCGGGCGCGCCCGTGGGGGCCACGTACGCGGCGCTGTTCAAGGGCGCGTTTGGTTCGCTGTTTGCGCTGTCGGAGACGCTCACCCGCGCCGTGCCGCTGATTCTGACGGGGCTGGCCGCTGCCGTGGCCTTTCGTGCGCGGCTGTTCAACATTGGCGCGGAAGGCCAGTTGTATGCCGGCGCGGTGGCGGCTGTTGCCGTGGGCGGCATGCATGGGGGCACCGGGTTCGAGCTGCCGATGTACCTGCTCTTTCCGCTGATGCTGCTGGCAGCCGCTCTGGCCGGTGCAGCCTTGCTGCTGGGCCCGGCCCTGATGAAAACACGCCTGGGCGTGGACGAGGTGGTGACGACCTTGCTGCTCAATTTCGTGATGCTGCTGCTCGTGGCCTATCTGCTCGACGGTCCGATGAAGGACCCGATGGCCATGGGCTGGCCGCAAAGCGTGGCGCTGCAGGGCGATCTGGAATTGGGCAAGCTCATCCCGCAGACCCGTCTGCACACCGGCTTGGCGGTAGCCGTGGGGCTGGCGGTGGCGCTGTGGCTGCTGCTGCAACGCACGGTGGCGGGGTTTGATATCCGCGCAGCCGGTGCCAACCCGCGCGCTGCCGCATTTGCAGGTGTGTCGGTCACCCGAACGGTGGTGCTGGTGGCGCTGCTGTCAGGCGGGCTTGCGGGCCTGGCCGGAGCCATCGAGGTGGCGGGCCGCACAAGCTATCTCACGCTCGATATGTCGCCCGGCTACGGCTACAGCGGCATCGTGATTGCCATGCTGGCCGGACTGCACCCGCTGGGCGTGGTGGCGTCTGCCATCTTTGTGGCCGGCATGCTGGTGGGGGCCGACAGCATGAGCCGCGCCGTGGGCGTGCCCAATGCGATTGCCGATGTGATCGTGGCTGCGTCGCTGCTGTCGGTGCTGGTGGCCAGCCTGCTGACCCAATACCGCCTGCGCAGAAAGTGA
- a CDS encoding ABC transporter ATP-binding protein, producing the protein MPPSSSSAAQPDLPVLQLHGITKRFGPLVANDAISLTLHRGEVVALLGENGAGKSTLMSILFGHYVADEGHIDVHGQPLPPGQPRASLAAGIGMVHQHFALADNLSVLDNIMVGSESLLRPASATAQARAKLVQVAAQFGLPVQPDTRVAGLTVGERQRVEILKALYRGARILILDEPTAVLTPQESEALFATLAQMVAQGLSIIFISHKLGEVLRVADRVAVLRHGKLVAEAPTAGTTQAQLAQWMVGEAVALPERRPAQSVGASVCQLSHVHTVLSKKSTARDRLVDVSLDLRAGEIVAIAGVSGNGQVALADVLCGMRRAGSGTVSYQGRPMPASPVALVAQGVARIPEDRHSTGVVGDLPVWENAVSERLRSRWFSRLGWVRRAAARSQAQHVSAQFDVRGGGLDAPARSLSGGNMQKLILGRALLAPQAQGPGGEQGAPRLIVAHQPTWGLDIGAVRFVHQQLLAARDAGAAVLLISDDLDEVLALGDRIGVMHEGHLSPALPHAEWSRETIGLAMAGAGVPAAREA; encoded by the coding sequence ATGCCGCCTTCATCATCTTCCGCCGCGCAGCCCGATCTGCCCGTACTGCAGCTGCACGGCATCACCAAACGCTTTGGCCCGCTGGTTGCCAACGATGCCATCTCGCTCACCCTGCACCGGGGCGAGGTGGTGGCATTGCTGGGCGAAAACGGGGCGGGCAAATCCACCCTCATGTCGATCCTGTTCGGGCACTATGTGGCCGATGAAGGCCATATCGATGTGCATGGGCAGCCCCTGCCGCCCGGGCAGCCGCGTGCATCGCTGGCTGCTGGCATCGGCATGGTGCACCAGCACTTTGCGCTGGCAGACAACCTGAGCGTGCTCGACAACATCATGGTGGGCAGCGAATCGCTGCTGCGCCCGGCATCGGCCACCGCGCAGGCACGCGCCAAACTGGTGCAGGTGGCCGCGCAGTTCGGGCTGCCGGTGCAGCCCGATACGCGAGTGGCGGGCCTGACGGTTGGCGAGCGCCAACGGGTGGAAATTCTGAAGGCCCTGTACCGGGGCGCGCGCATTCTGATCCTGGACGAGCCCACTGCCGTGCTTACGCCCCAGGAGAGCGAAGCGCTGTTCGCCACCCTGGCGCAGATGGTGGCCCAGGGTCTGTCGATCATCTTCATCAGCCACAAGCTGGGCGAAGTGCTGCGCGTGGCCGACCGCGTAGCCGTGCTGCGCCATGGCAAGCTGGTGGCCGAGGCACCCACGGCAGGCACCACACAGGCGCAACTCGCACAATGGATGGTGGGCGAGGCAGTGGCCCTGCCCGAGCGCCGCCCTGCGCAGAGCGTAGGTGCCAGCGTGTGCCAGCTGAGCCATGTACACACAGTGCTCAGCAAGAAAAGCACGGCGCGTGACCGCCTCGTCGATGTATCGCTCGATCTGCGGGCGGGCGAGATCGTTGCCATCGCCGGTGTCTCGGGCAACGGCCAGGTGGCGCTGGCCGATGTGCTGTGCGGCATGCGCCGTGCGGGCAGCGGTACGGTCAGCTACCAGGGGCGGCCGATGCCCGCGTCGCCCGTCGCGCTGGTGGCGCAGGGCGTGGCGCGTATTCCGGAAGACCGCCACAGCACGGGCGTGGTGGGCGATCTGCCGGTGTGGGAAAACGCCGTCTCCGAACGGCTGCGTAGCCGCTGGTTCTCGCGCCTGGGCTGGGTAAGGCGCGCCGCAGCGCGTAGTCAGGCCCAGCACGTCTCTGCGCAGTTTGATGTGCGCGGCGGAGGGCTTGATGCGCCGGCGCGCTCACTGTCGGGCGGCAATATGCAAAAGCTGATTCTGGGCCGGGCCTTGCTGGCGCCACAGGCGCAAGGCCCGGGTGGAGAGCAGGGCGCTCCGCGCCTCATCGTGGCGCACCAGCCCACCTGGGGGCTCGACATCGGCGCCGTGCGCTTTGTGCACCAGCAACTGCTGGCTGCGCGCGATGCAGGGGCTGCCGTACTGTTGATATCGGACGACCTGGACGAAGTACTGGCCCTGGGCGACCGCATTGGCGTGATGCACGAAGGCCACCTGTCGCCCGCGCTGCCACACGCCGAGTGGAGCCGCGAAACCATTGGCCTGGCGATGGCGGGGGCTGGTGTGCCCGCTGCTCGCGAGGCGTGA
- a CDS encoding phage holin family protein: MNWLSLLGLEDTLARGRTLLAEGAIAAEDRLDLLSIEWQEQKRNMLWMVVMGLVVAGLTIVALTVLSGAIIISFWDTQSRMLVTWLVAAVWLVLWIGVLVFLVVTAKKATNPFQLTKAVLKKDWQAAKRRI, translated from the coding sequence ATGAACTGGTTGTCTTTGCTGGGGCTCGAAGACACCCTCGCGAGGGGGCGTACGCTGCTGGCCGAAGGGGCCATCGCGGCGGAAGACCGTCTGGACCTGTTGTCCATCGAATGGCAGGAGCAGAAACGGAACATGCTCTGGATGGTGGTGATGGGCCTGGTGGTAGCCGGCCTCACCATCGTGGCGCTGACGGTGCTCTCGGGCGCCATCATCATCTCCTTCTGGGATACGCAGAGCCGCATGCTGGTGACCTGGCTGGTGGCAGCGGTCTGGCTGGTGCTGTGGATCGGCGTGCTGGTCTTTCTGGTGGTGACGGCCAAGAAAGCCACCAACCCGTTCCAGCTGACCAAGGCCGTGCTGAAAAAGGACTGGCAAGCTGCCAAGCGCCGCATCTGA
- a CDS encoding amidohydrolase family protein: MLDLLITNATLPDGRQRMSIAVQGGKITEVTEGLQAPAHEVVDAQGLLLTPPFVDPHFHMDATLSYGMPRLNESGTLLEGIALWGELKPQLTHEALVERALAYCDWAVARGLLAIRSHVDTSEPSLLPVEAMLDVQKRVAPYIDLQLVAFPQDGVLRTPGGLDNLKRALAMGVDVVGGIPHFERTMADGAESVRILCELAAEQGRRVDMHCDESDDPHSRHVETLAYHTQRLGLHGRVTGSHLTSMHSMDNYYVSKLIPLMAEAQLGVVSNPMINITLQGRHDTYPKRRGMTRVPELMAAGLTVAFGHDCVMDPWYSLGSGDALDVAHMGLHVAQMTSRTGMQQAFDAITRNPAQLLGLQGYGLEAGCNADFVLLHAHNPIEALRLKAARLGVWRRGVRIASSPAPVATLNLAGRPTAVSMLR; this comes from the coding sequence ATGCTCGATCTCCTCATCACCAATGCCACGCTGCCCGATGGCCGGCAGCGCATGTCCATCGCCGTGCAGGGCGGCAAGATCACCGAAGTGACCGAAGGCCTGCAGGCGCCTGCACACGAGGTGGTGGACGCCCAGGGCCTGCTGCTGACCCCGCCCTTTGTCGACCCGCACTTTCACATGGATGCCACGCTCAGCTACGGCATGCCGCGCTTGAACGAAAGCGGCACCTTGCTTGAAGGCATCGCGCTGTGGGGCGAGCTCAAACCCCAGCTCACGCACGAGGCGCTGGTGGAGCGTGCCCTGGCCTACTGCGACTGGGCCGTGGCGCGCGGCCTGCTGGCCATCCGCAGCCATGTGGACACCAGCGAGCCGAGCCTGCTGCCCGTGGAGGCCATGCTCGACGTGCAAAAGCGCGTGGCCCCCTACATCGACCTGCAACTGGTTGCCTTTCCGCAAGATGGCGTGCTGCGCACCCCCGGCGGGCTTGATAACCTCAAACGCGCCCTGGCCATGGGGGTGGATGTGGTGGGCGGCATTCCCCACTTTGAACGCACCATGGCCGATGGTGCCGAGAGCGTACGTATTCTGTGCGAGCTGGCAGCCGAGCAGGGCAGGCGCGTGGACATGCACTGCGACGAATCGGACGATCCGCACTCCCGCCATGTCGAAACCCTGGCCTACCACACGCAGCGCCTGGGCCTGCACGGCCGTGTCACCGGCTCGCACCTCACCTCCATGCACAGCATGGACAACTACTACGTCAGCAAGCTCATACCGCTGATGGCAGAAGCCCAACTGGGCGTGGTCAGCAATCCGATGATCAACATCACCTTGCAGGGCCGCCACGACACCTATCCCAAGCGCCGTGGCATGACCCGCGTGCCCGAGCTGATGGCAGCGGGCCTGACCGTCGCCTTCGGACACGACTGCGTGATGGACCCCTGGTACAGCCTGGGCAGCGGCGACGCTCTGGATGTGGCCCACATGGGGCTGCATGTGGCGCAGATGACGAGCCGCACCGGCATGCAGCAGGCCTTTGATGCGATCACCCGGAACCCGGCCCAACTGCTGGGCCTGCAAGGCTACGGGCTGGAAGCAGGCTGCAATGCAGACTTTGTGCTGCTGCACGCCCACAACCCCATTGAAGCCCTGCGCCTGAAGGCCGCCCGCCTGGGCGTCTGGCGCCGTGGTGTCCGGATTGCAAGCTCGCCAGCGCCGGTGGCGACATTGAATCTAGCCGGACGGCCGACGGCTGTGTCGATGCTGCGCTGA